ACGAGTACATGGGGGACCCCGGGTTCCTCGAGCGATTCCGCGCCGAGGCGCGGCACGCGGCTCTCGTCAACCACGAGGGCATCGCCAGCGTGTTCGACTACGGCGAGGAGAACGGCAGCGCGTACCTCGTGATGGAGCTCGTGCCCGGTGAGGCGCTGTCGACCGTGCTCGAGCGCGACGGCGCGCTGAGCGCCGACAAGACGCTCGACATCGTCGCCCAGACGGCATCCGCTCTGCAGGCCGCGCACGCCGCCGGTCTCGTGCACCGCGACATCAAGCCGGGCAACCTGCTGATCACGCCCGACGGCCGCGTCAAGATCACCGACTTCGGCATCGCGCGCATCGCCGACCAGGTGCCGCTGACCGCGACCGGTCAGGTCATGGGCACCGTGCAGTACCTGTCGCCGGAGCAGGCGTCGGGCCACCCGGCGTCCCCCGCGACCGACACGTACTCGCTCGGCATCGTGGCGTACGAGTGCCTCGCGGGCAAGCGTCCGTTCACGGGCGAATCGCAGGTCGCAATCGCGATGGCGCAGATCAACGAGCAGCCTCCGCCGCTGCCGCCGACCGTGCCGATCCCGGTGCAGAACCTCGTCATGGCGATGATCGCCAAGAAGCCGTCCGACCGGCCGTCGTCCTCGGCGACCGTGGCGCGTGCCGCGCAGGCCCTGCGTCGCGGTGACCTGAACTCCGCAGCGATCGCCGTGCCGGCGATCGCCACCGGCGGGATCGCGGGGAACGACGACGCGACCCGGATGCTGTCCGCCACCGGTGATGAGGGCGCCACCCGCATCCTCCCGACCACCGCCCAGCTCCCCACCGAGGAAGCGGCGGAGGAGAAGGAGAAGAAGAAGCGCAGCCCGTGGACGTGGCCGCTGATCGCCCTGATCGCGCTGCTCGTGATCGTGCTCGGCGGCACCATCTGGGCGCTGTCGCAGCAGGGTGACCCGAACGCCGACCCGACGGGGTCGCCGACGACCTCGGCGCCGCCGAGCAAGACACCCACGCCCACCCCGCCACCGACGCCCAAGGAGACGCGTGTCGATGTGACCGCGCTGAACCTCGGCGGCATGGACTGCGGCGGCGCGACCGCGACGCTCACGGGCGCCGGATTCGTCAGCGACATCACGTGCGTCGACGGCGACCCGGCTCCGAGCGACGGCGAGGTCGGCAAGGTCTACAACGTGGCGCCTTCGGGCAACGTGCTCACCACCACGCCGATCGTGCTCACGGTCTACGCGGCTCGCACCGCCCTGCCCACGCCGACGGATGCCCCCACGATCACGGGTGACCCGGTCGCCGGAGGCACTGTGACGGTCGCGTGGGGCACCGGCTTCACCTGCCCGAGCGGCTCCACCCTCTCGGGCTACGTCGTCTCGGTGCAGAACGGCACGTTCGTGTCGGGCGGCCCCACCTTCCAGCCGACGCAGCGCAACACGCAGATCAAGGTGGCGGATGCCGCGGGCCAGCAGCTCATCGTGACCTACCAGGGCATGTGCTCCGGCGGCGATCAGCGCACCTCTGACGCGTCGCCCCCGCTGTCGGTCACGATCACGGCCCCGGGCGGGGACGGCGAGGGTGACGGCGACGGCGGAGCCGCCGGGTAGCCTAGTTCCAGCTCAGTCATCGTCGTTCCAAGGGGGGTATTCCGTGTCCACAGAGCCGCGCGTTCTCGCGGGTAGGTACCGCGTCGACGAGCTCATCGGGCACGGCGGCATGGCGAAGGTCTACCGCGGATACGACCTGACGCTCGGTCGCGCCGTCGCGATCAAGATCCTCGACCCCGACCTGGCCCGTGACACGGCGTTCCGCACCCGGTTCCGTCTCGAGGCGCAGGCGGCGTCGCGCATGGCGCACCCGTCGATCGTGCGCGTCTTCGATGCCGGCGACCCCTCCTCGAGCGCGCATTCGACAGGCTCAGCGACCCAGGCGGATGAGGATCCGCCCTACATCGTGATGGAGCTCATCAGCGGAACCCTGCTGAAGGACATCATCGCCCGGGGACCCGTGCCCGTCGACGACGCCGTCCGCTACGTCGACGGCATCCTCGAAGCCCTCGACTACTCGCACCGGGCAGGCGTCGTGCACCGCGACATCAAGCCCGGCAACGTGATGGTCACCGACAAGGGCCAGGTCAAGGTGATGGACTTCGGCATCGCCCGAGCCGTCTCCGACTCCTCGTCGACGGTCGCCGAGACCACGCAGATCATCGGCACGGCCGCGTACTTCTCGCCCGAGCAGGCGAAGGGCGAGCCGGTCGACGCGCGCGCCGACCTGTACTCGACCGGTGTCGTCCTGTACGAGCTGCTCACGGGACGACAGCCGTTCCGCGGCGAGTCCCCCGTGGCTGTCGCCTACCAGCACGTCAGCGAGACGCCGGTCCCGCCGACCGAGGTCAACGAAGACGCACCGGGCGCACTCGACCCGATCGTCCTGCGAGCCCTCGCGAAGGATCCGTACCAGCGGTTCCCGGATGCCGCGCACTTCCGCTCGGCACTGGACTCTGCGCTCACCGGGGCCGCTCCCACGCGCAAGCAGGTCGGCGCGCTGACCAGCGAGCTCTACGGTCCGAGCCCTCGCCAGGCGCAGGAGACGGCGCGCTCGCTGCGTCAGCTCAGCACCGACACGACGATGGCCCGCACGCAGTCCGGTCCTCCGGTCGCGTGGATCTGGGCCGGCGTCGCCCTGCTCGCCGTGCTGCTGGCCTCGGTGCTGTTCTGGGTCGTCACGATCAGCATGCGTCCTCCCGAGGTGCCCAGCTCCTCGAAGGTCGTCCCCGACCTCGTGAACGTCTCGTCCGAGCGAGCGCAGGACGACCTCGCGGCACTCGATCTCACCTCGACCATCGTGATCGAGTCGAGCTCGGAGATCGCCGAGGGGAACGTCATCCGCACCGATCCGGAAGCCGGCGTCGCCGTCGAGGCGCGCACGGCCGTCACGCTCTACGTGTCATCCGGCGAGGATGTCGTCGTCGTCCCGCAGCTGGAGGGCATGGCGCTCACC
This genomic interval from Microbacterium sp. LWH11-1.2 contains the following:
- a CDS encoding serine/threonine-protein kinase, with the protein product MRPTQGVSFGGRYELQSRIAIGGMGEVWEATDHVIGRTVAIKILKDEYMGDPGFLERFRAEARHAALVNHEGIASVFDYGEENGSAYLVMELVPGEALSTVLERDGALSADKTLDIVAQTASALQAAHAAGLVHRDIKPGNLLITPDGRVKITDFGIARIADQVPLTATGQVMGTVQYLSPEQASGHPASPATDTYSLGIVAYECLAGKRPFTGESQVAIAMAQINEQPPPLPPTVPIPVQNLVMAMIAKKPSDRPSSSATVARAAQALRRGDLNSAAIAVPAIATGGIAGNDDATRMLSATGDEGATRILPTTAQLPTEEAAEEKEKKKRSPWTWPLIALIALLVIVLGGTIWALSQQGDPNADPTGSPTTSAPPSKTPTPTPPPTPKETRVDVTALNLGGMDCGGATATLTGAGFVSDITCVDGDPAPSDGEVGKVYNVAPSGNVLTTTPIVLTVYAARTALPTPTDAPTITGDPVAGGTVTVAWGTGFTCPSGSTLSGYVVSVQNGTFVSGGPTFQPTQRNTQIKVADAAGQQLIVTYQGMCSGGDQRTSDASPPLSVTITAPGGDGEGDGDGGAAG
- the pknB gene encoding Stk1 family PASTA domain-containing Ser/Thr kinase, giving the protein MSTEPRVLAGRYRVDELIGHGGMAKVYRGYDLTLGRAVAIKILDPDLARDTAFRTRFRLEAQAASRMAHPSIVRVFDAGDPSSSAHSTGSATQADEDPPYIVMELISGTLLKDIIARGPVPVDDAVRYVDGILEALDYSHRAGVVHRDIKPGNVMVTDKGQVKVMDFGIARAVSDSSSTVAETTQIIGTAAYFSPEQAKGEPVDARADLYSTGVVLYELLTGRQPFRGESPVAVAYQHVSETPVPPTEVNEDAPGALDPIVLRALAKDPYQRFPDAAHFRSALDSALTGAAPTRKQVGALTSELYGPSPRQAQETARSLRQLSTDTTMARTQSGPPVAWIWAGVALLAVLLASVLFWVVTISMRPPEVPSSSKVVPDLVNVSSERAQDDLAALDLTSTIVIESSSEIAEGNVIRTDPEAGVAVEARTAVTLYVSSGEDVVVVPQLEGMALTDAKKALADAGLQLGTVVQRNDKGTKADTVMTASQAADAEVPPGTVVDLVVASGKVTLTDLTGWTVDAASTNLTDLGLTPTPVEAADCPATKPATVHSMSVAPGDVPIGSAVELRFCTGP